Below is a genomic region from Dyella terrae.
CCCACCTTGCCTTCCACGGCAGGAGGGCTTAGTGCTCTGGCGACAGGCTCAGTGCAGGCTCATGACGAGCCCGAGGATCAGCGCGCCGACGGCCAGGACGACGCGCAGCGGTTCGAAGCTGCGAAGTTCGGCGTTGGGATCGGGTTTGGCGATATCGGGGTGGCTCATGATCGTGCGTCTGAGTGGCGTTGGTGCCTATAAGGCGCCCGGTGTCGGCACGACTGACGGCGGACAACGGGCGCGCACGAGGCGGTATCTGACAAAACGCGGGCAAAGCCTCACAGTGGCTTGCGCGTCCGCCGGGGGAAATGCACGCTGCGCACCATCGAACGCAGGAACCAGCCATGGGCCGCAGCATTGCCATTGTCGAAGACGAACCCCTCATCCGCGCCAACTACGTCGAAGCCCTGAACCGCTTCGGCTATGACACCCGCGGCTACGGCTCGCGCCACGATGCATCCACGGCCTTTGCCATGCGCCTGCCTGAACTGGTGATCATCGACATCGGCCTTGGCGACGAACCCGAAGGCGGCTTCGATCTCTGCCGTGAACTTCGCGCGCGATCCGCGACCTTGCCGATCATCTTCCTGACCGCGCGCGACTCCGATTTCGATGTGATCTCCGGCCTGCGCCTCGGTGCCGACGATTACCTGAGCAAGGACACCAGCCTGCACCAGCTGGCCGCGCGCATCGCTGCCCTGTTCCGCCGCATCGAATCCCTCAAGGCGCCGGCATCGAGTGAGACCGTGATCGAACACGGCCCGCTGAAGCTCGAGTCCGAACGCATGCGCATCACGTGGAATGGCGAGGAAATTCCGCTGACCGTCACCGAGTTCTGGATGGTCCACACCCTGGTCCGCTTCCCTGGCCACGTGAAGAACCGCGATCAGTTGATGCGCGAGGCAGAGCTGGTCGTCGACGACGCCACCATCACGTCGCACATCAAGCGCATCCGCAAGAAGTTCATCGCCGTCGCCCCCGAATTCGATGGGATCGAGACGGTGCATGGCGTGGGTTACCGCTGGCGCCCCTGATGCGGTCGTGACGTCCGGCGCGCGGCGGGCATTCGCCATCCCGCCGCAAGCTGCCAGAATGCGCCATCGCCGCAACATCATCGCTCCATCATGACTCTCCGTCGCAAGCTCCTCCTTGTCGCCCTGTGCACCCTGGCGTTGCCGGTGGCCGGGTGGCTGTACGTGCGGCAGATGGAGATGCTGCTGCGCGAAGGCCAGGCGCAGGCGCTGGAGGCGTCCGCGCGGGCCATGGCGCGCAGCCTCGTTGTCACGCATGCGCCGCTGCCGCAGGGCGGAGGCGCGTGGTTTGTCCAGGAAACGCCCAACCCCATCACCATCGACGGTTATGGCGACGACTGGGCGCCGATGACGCCGTGGTCGCAGCCGCTGGGCGCGCGCGGCAAGCTGATGCTGGCGGAGGATGGCAACTGGCTCTACTTCTACGTCGACGTGCGCGCTACGCATCGCGTCCGCGCCGACGCCGGAGACGCCAACGTCATGGCGGCGGACTACGTGGTGCTGGGTTTGCAGGTTGGCGAACAACAGCGACGGTATCTCCTTGCCAGCGCCGCACCCGGTCCCGTGTCGGCGCGGCCGCTGGATCCCCCGGCGCCGGGATTTCCCGACCTGCTGGTCGCGCAGTGGCAAGAGGACGGCAGCGGATATCGCGTCGAGGGGCGCCTGCCGCGCAAGCTCGGCATCGATGCGATCGACGTGGCCGTGCACGATGCGGGCAGCGTCGACGAACCCATCGCCAGCTGGCGCCCGTTGTTGCGTTACTCGCCCCAGTTGTCCGACGAGCTGGCGCAGCTGCTCACTGAGCACGTGCGTGCGCGGGTTCTGTCGCCCGATGGTTGGGTGGTGGCGCGCAGCGGGCATCTGAATGCGCCGGTGGCAGAAGCCAGCGATCAACCCGGCTGGTTCGCTTCCCTGGTCTATCGATCGCTGCTGGCCAACCCGCTGGAGGATGCGCAGCCCTGGGCCGATGAAGCGCCGCGCATGAACCTGGCTGACGTGCACACGGCAGGCGGGGGTGGCGCGACCGCCCTGTGGCGGCAGGGTGAAACGCGCGGCAGCGTCGTGCTTGCAGTCGCCGTGCCGTTGGGTGGCGACGCCAAAGACGGCGTGCTTCTGCTGGAGCAGGCCAGTCGTGCCGTGCCCTTGCTCGCCAACCGGGCCCTGTTCGGATTGCTGATGACCAGCTTCGGCGTCCTGCTTGTCGCCGGTCTGATCCTGCTGACTTTCGCCACGCGTTTGAGCGTGCGCCTGTCGCGCTTGCGCGATGCCGCCGAACGCGCGCAGGCCAACGATGGACGTCTGGACGGCCAAATCCTGTTTGATCGTTTCCCGATGACGGATGCGCCCGACGAAATCGGCGATCTGGCGCGCAGCTTCGAGCGCCTGCTTGATGTGGTCGGCGGATACACCGACTACTTGCGCACGCTCGCTTCCAAGTTGTCGCACGAACTCAATACGCCGCTCGCCATCGTCAAGTCGTCGCTGGACAACCTCGAGCATGCCGCCTTGCCGCCCGATGCGGCGCCCTACCTGGCGCGGGCGCGCGATGGCGTGGCGCGCCTCGGGCAGCTCGTCCGTGCGATGAGCGAGGCCAGCCGCATGGAGCGCGCGATCGCGGCGGCCGAGCCGGAGGATGTCGATCTGGGCGAGGTGGTGCGCGGTTGCGCGGACGCCTATCGCCCGCTGGCTGGCATGCGTGAGTTGACGTGCCAGCTGCCGGGCTCGCCGCTGATCCTGCATTGCGCGCCCGAACTCATCGCGCAGGCGCTGGACAAGCTGTTCGACAACGCCTTGTCATTCACGCCGGAACACGGCTGGATTCGCCTGAGCCTGCGCGCGCTGGACGACGGCGCCGAGATCGAGCTTTCCAACCAGGGTGCACCGCTGCCGGCCGCCATGCAGGGGCGCCTGTTCGATTCGCTGGTGAGCCTGCGCGACAAAGCCACGCCGGGTGATGCGCCCCACCTGGGCCTGGGCCTTTACGTGGTGCGCCTGGTGGCCGAACGCCACCAGGGCCAGGCGATGGCACACAACCTGGCCGATGGCAGCGGCGTGGCGTTCGTCTTGCGACTGCACGGCATGCCCAGGCAGCGCCTGGGCATCTGATCGCTCAAGGCCGCTTCAGCACCCAACCGCCGGCGTCGTGCAGCAGTTCGACCTGGCGCGCTATGGGTGCTTCGCAAATCTCCGCCTTGCACGGTGCGAGGTTGATGCGCAGGTGCAGGTCGTCGCTCAGTTCGAAATCCGCCAGTCGTGCCGAAGCCTTGCTCGCGGCCTCCTCGAGCGCGGTGCCGACGAACACGCCGCGGCGGAAGACGTACAGCTGCACGTCATCGGGGCGGCAGGCCTGGTCCAGGCCGGTCGCCGCTTCGGCGACGTAGGTGTCGCCCTTGCGTTGCGAGCGACCGGTTAGCAGGCGCTGGCCTCCCGTGAGCAGGAAGCGGTCTTCGTCGTTATGCGGCTGCACGTTTTCACGCGTACAGCGCGTGGGTGTGGCCACTACCGTCGCCGCGGTCGATGGCGATGCCGGCGCAGCCGCATGGGCGACCGGTGCTGCAGCGCTGGATGCTGCGGCCGGTGCCCTGGTGCTCGCCGCTGCCACGGGTACCTGTGACGTTGAGGTTTTGGACGGCGCGGCCGCCGCCGGTGCCGGCAAGGGCTGTAGCGGGCGACGAGGCGCGGGTTGCTGGGCCACCTTGCCGGGGTCGGGGCCGGCGGGCATGAAGTGGATGCCCGTGCCTGCCAGGGCGATCACCAGGGCGGTCACCGACCAGCCCCGCCCGCGGATGTCCTTGCGGCGCATCAGCACCAGCAGGCAAACCAGGGCCAGCACCAGTGCGACGGGGGCGATCGTCGTCCAGATCAGCGAGACAATGGCAAGGCAAGTCGCCGCGATGGCCCAGCGTGATACCGGAGGGCGCCTGGCCGGCGGCAGCGGCGGCGGTTCGAAGGCCACCGTTTCGTCAGGAAGCGGCGGCGGGAGCGATCCGTCGATCTCCTGCGCCTCGACCGGCAAGGGCGGCGGCAGCGGATGGTCCGCAGGCTCCGGGATGGGCGGCGGCAGGGAAGAGGAGCGCGATGTCGGAACGTCCCAGGGAAACCACTGCTGGCCACCGTCGTGGCACCACTGGTCGCCGGACCGTGCGTACCGTCCCAGTGCCGTTTCCGGCAGGGGGCCGCGCAAGGTGACGTCGCGAAGAAGCCAGATCAGGGGCGCATCGTCGGGTAATACGTCGGCTTCGACGCCCAGCTGGCGAAGTTGGGTGGCCTGGGCATTGGCCGCGTCCTGGTCCAGCCCGCGCCGGATAATCAGCGGTGCCCGCTCGAAAACGCGCTTGCGGAAATCGGCCATCTCCATGCCAAAGGCCTGGGCCATGCGGGCCTGTACCGCATCGGCGTCCTGGCCTTCCAGCAGTCGTCCGGTGACGACAAGACAACGGTGTTCCATCGGTTCGCGCTCCCCCTGGGCGATCGGCCAAGGGTAGTGGGGCTTGCAAAGGGGCGGAAGGGGGCAGGGCCAGGCGCCCTCACGCTGGCGTAACGCCTTACAATGGCCCTTCGACTACCCGGAACGTCCCCCCACGTGATCTCCCGAGACGAATTCGACGCGCTGGTTGCCCAAGGGCATACGCGCATCCCGCTGGTGCGCGAGGTCTTCTCCGACCTCGACACGCCGCTGTCGGTGTACCTGAAGCTGGCCGATGGCCCGTAC
It encodes:
- the pdsR gene encoding proteobacterial dedicated sortase system response regulator, producing the protein MGRSIAIVEDEPLIRANYVEALNRFGYDTRGYGSRHDASTAFAMRLPELVIIDIGLGDEPEGGFDLCRELRARSATLPIIFLTARDSDFDVISGLRLGADDYLSKDTSLHQLAARIAALFRRIESLKAPASSETVIEHGPLKLESERMRITWNGEEIPLTVTEFWMVHTLVRFPGHVKNRDQLMREAELVVDDATITSHIKRIRKKFIAVAPEFDGIETVHGVGYRWRP
- a CDS encoding ATP-binding protein — translated: MTLRRKLLLVALCTLALPVAGWLYVRQMEMLLREGQAQALEASARAMARSLVVTHAPLPQGGGAWFVQETPNPITIDGYGDDWAPMTPWSQPLGARGKLMLAEDGNWLYFYVDVRATHRVRADAGDANVMAADYVVLGLQVGEQQRRYLLASAAPGPVSARPLDPPAPGFPDLLVAQWQEDGSGYRVEGRLPRKLGIDAIDVAVHDAGSVDEPIASWRPLLRYSPQLSDELAQLLTEHVRARVLSPDGWVVARSGHLNAPVAEASDQPGWFASLVYRSLLANPLEDAQPWADEAPRMNLADVHTAGGGGATALWRQGETRGSVVLAVAVPLGGDAKDGVLLLEQASRAVPLLANRALFGLLMTSFGVLLVAGLILLTFATRLSVRLSRLRDAAERAQANDGRLDGQILFDRFPMTDAPDEIGDLARSFERLLDVVGGYTDYLRTLASKLSHELNTPLAIVKSSLDNLEHAALPPDAAPYLARARDGVARLGQLVRAMSEASRMERAIAAAEPEDVDLGEVVRGCADAYRPLAGMRELTCQLPGSPLILHCAPELIAQALDKLFDNALSFTPEHGWIRLSLRALDDGAEIELSNQGAPLPAAMQGRLFDSLVSLRDKATPGDAPHLGLGLYVVRLVAERHQGQAMAHNLADGSGVAFVLRLHGMPRQRLGI